GTTTATAAAACCTTTTTTCAGAAAATTTATCAAAGAAAAATTCAATGTAGTTGAAGGGTACTGCAAAACACTTGAAAGTCTGGGAATAAAAACAGAAAAACCAAGACCAGAAATCATACTTACAGAGGAAGAGATCAAAAGAGTAAAAAAGACTTTACCTGATGAATTTATCGTAATAGGTACTGGGGCAAGATACAAAAACAAAGTTTATCCTTACTTTCCGGAAGTATCCTCTTACTTTCTTGATTCAGGTATTGATGTAATTCTAATAGGTACAGAAGATGACAAAGCCTTTGACAGAAAAAAATACCCTGAGAAAGTAATAGACCTGCGGGGAAAATTATCAATAAGAGAAAGCCTATCTGTTATAAAAAATGCAAAGGCTACAATAAGCAATGATTCTGCCGTTGCCCATATGTCAAGAGCTGTTAAAACACCTGTGGTCGTTATCTACGGCGCAACACATCCCTATTTTGGTTTCTATCCGTTTGAAGATGAAGGGATATATATATCCAAAAACCTTAAATGTCAGCCGTGCGATTTACACGGTAAAAAAGAGTGCAAATTAGAAAGTTCTGAATGTCTTGATATTGAGCCTTATACGGTTTTTTCAAAAGCTCTAAATCTCATTAAAAAAAGTTTATAATTTTTATATAAAAATCACAGGAGGGATTATGGAAAAAAAGAAAGTTCCTTTAGAAAAGGATGTTGATATAGAGTTTGAGTATAAAGTTTATATGATATATGATTTTTTAAAAAAGAATAAGATCTTTGTTATCACAGGTGTTGTTCTCGTTTTTCTTCTGATATTTACATTTTTTGCTTACAAACATCACAAAGAAACAGTACTGAATGAATCGTCAGCAATAGTATACCAGATTCAGAAAGCATATGACTCAAAAGACTACAAAAAAGTACAGGAGCTTGTAAACAAACTGAAAAAAGAGTACTCAGGCTCCCCCTTTGTAAAATTAGGTATAGCCTACCAGTTACTGGTAAAAAAAGAAAAAGAAGAGATAAAACCAGAAGACCTTAACAAGCTTCAGGTAAGAGTAAATTCAGACCAGATAAACGCAGGTCTCACAGAGTACAGAGC
The Persephonella hydrogeniphila DNA segment above includes these coding regions:
- a CDS encoding glycosyltransferase family 9 protein, with translation MRVLVLRFSSLGDIILSSSVLTPLFEKGIEVDFLTFKPFDQLFKNDYRVKNVIAVQKSHLKTLKEIKNLSKELRDYDYIIDLHSNLRSTLLGFFTEAPVIRYRKNSIKRRLFIKPFFRKFIKEKFNVVEGYCKTLESLGIKTEKPRPEIILTEEEIKRVKKTLPDEFIVIGTGARYKNKVYPYFPEVSSYFLDSGIDVILIGTEDDKAFDRKKYPEKVIDLRGKLSIRESLSVIKNAKATISNDSAVAHMSRAVKTPVVVIYGATHPYFGFYPFEDEGIYISKNLKCQPCDLHGKKECKLESSECLDIEPYTVFSKALNLIKKSL
- a CDS encoding tetratricopeptide repeat protein; its protein translation is MEKKKVPLEKDVDIEFEYKVYMIYDFLKKNKIFVITGVVLVFLLIFTFFAYKHHKETVLNESSAIVYQIQKAYDSKDYKKVQELVNKLKKEYSGSPFVKLGIAYQLLVKKEKEEIKPEDLNKLQVRVNSDQINAGLTEYRAYLYYRNKQYGKVITTVRPIDQRFYNYVSALMLKGFALKKLGEEDKAVAAFNQVLQLSRYDYFKLIAKENL